Proteins co-encoded in one Vibrio fortis genomic window:
- a CDS encoding phosphoadenylyl-sulfate reductase, producing MHNSVTSKLKLADLLALTKTEQILRLSEINAELETLTAQQRVKWALENLEGNHVVSSSFGIQAALMLHLVTQAKPDIPVILTDTGYLFPETYRFIDELSQQLTLNLQVFRAKQSPNWQEAQYGKLWEQGLEGIEKYNKLNKVEPMRRALDELDAGVWFSGLRREQSKSRANLPILSIQNGVFKFLPVIDWSNKDVHYYLEEHGLSYHPLREEGYLSIGDTHTTKKWEPGMTEEETRFNGLKRECGLHEDDGEQYGSGI from the coding sequence ATGCATAATTCTGTGACTTCTAAATTGAAGTTGGCAGATCTGCTTGCATTAACCAAGACGGAGCAAATCCTCCGTCTTTCAGAAATCAATGCTGAGTTAGAGACGCTAACCGCTCAACAAAGAGTTAAGTGGGCACTAGAGAATCTAGAAGGCAATCACGTTGTCTCATCTAGTTTTGGTATTCAAGCGGCGTTAATGCTTCACCTTGTGACCCAAGCGAAACCGGATATTCCTGTGATCTTAACGGATACAGGTTACCTTTTTCCTGAAACGTACCGCTTTATTGATGAGTTGAGCCAGCAACTGACGTTAAACCTTCAGGTCTTCCGAGCGAAACAAAGCCCGAATTGGCAAGAAGCGCAATACGGTAAGTTATGGGAACAAGGCTTAGAAGGGATAGAAAAGTACAACAAGCTGAATAAAGTTGAGCCAATGAGGCGTGCACTGGATGAGCTTGATGCAGGAGTTTGGTTCTCGGGTTTAAGAAGAGAGCAATCTAAGTCCCGTGCCAACCTTCCTATTCTATCTATCCAAAACGGTGTGTTTAAGTTCTTGCCTGTCATCGACTGGAGTAATAAAGATGTTCACTATTACCTAGAAGAGCATGGTTTGAGTTATCACCCACTTCGAGAAGAAGGTTACTTATCTATTGGTGATACCCACACTACGAAAAAGTGGGAACCGGGTATGACCGAAGAAGAAACGCGGTTTAACGGTCTAAAGCGCGAATGTGGTCTCCATGAAGATGATGGAGAGCAATACGGTTCCGGTATTTAA